TCTGGgactttgatttctttaaaaatcacagaaacagTATAAGAATGTTGCTTTCATTTTAGTCCCaggtgtggggctgcttcagattgtccacagtaGCTGACTGCGATTCGCTTCGTGCTCTAGCGGAGGCAGGGTTTTGCCAACAGCAGAtagtgtctgtgactgtgtgacatttggaattctgggaactttccaGACAGTATacaaatgctagggccctgagaggcattggtggtggttggtggtcGTTCAAGGGGAGTTGgatgtggtttgttagtagtcctgctcaaagaagaaacaaggtaTCTAGTGATGGAGGTAAAactggagggagaaaggatgggagaaagaagaacccacaatgtagcaaagaccagctacaactggattttaaaagataagcaTTAGAGGCCATAGCATTCTGCAGGGATTCCTGAGCTGTGCTCATGCAGTGGTGCTGCCCTAACACCTGTTTATTCTAGGCCTCTTGCTGTCAGATATTCTTTCTCAGAAACTTACTGTAGACCTAGGTGTACCTCAGTTAGCTCACGCCAGAGTCGATGGATCTGTGACCTCACAGAGCTTGGCTTCTTGCCTTACCTCACTGGGGCCTCTTTGCTATCGGTGCCTGTCTCAGGAGGATCCAGCCCCAAGGGTCTACAAAGCAGACTCAGGGTCTACTTACAGTGGTAAAGGCAACAGCCCTTCCTTCTTCTGGTGGCCCTGCTCCCTCATTTCCTATTGTATCAGAGCTGATCCCCAATGAAGACATCCATGCTGGGTGTCTGTCACTGACAGAAGCACTTGTTGAAATACTCTGCAGAAAAAAAACTTATGACGACAGTGACCATCTCACTTGCTCAGTATTTAGTGAGCATCTACTTACTATTTGCACACCACTCCAGTAAGAGAGGGGAACAAACTTCTAAAGGACTCGGGGTAATGATGTGTGTGAGCAAGCAGACAAAACACAGACCCTGAGGGTGCCCATAGGACAGGCCTCATAGGTCGGATGAGTGAAGTCTAACAAACAACACCGGAgtctgaggaagagaagacagccaCGTGCACAGTTCCATCTCACTGAAGCTGTGGCTCCATGCCGCCTGTCCTCAGCTGATCATCACCTGGGAGAACAATGCCCAGACAGATAAACAAGGGAAATGAGTCCTTCAACTCAGAGTCCCTTGCACCTCAGAACCTCTGAGGGGCCTGGGGATGCAGAATCATCTTCCTACCACTTagccagagagcaggaaggaagatggTTGAGGCAGGTTCAAGGCTTCCTTGcactgcagagtgagttcaaagccagcctgaacaAATTAATGAACTACAGTAATACAATGTAGTACAGTACAGAACTACACGGGAAAGATTAGCTTCTCACTGCACGCAGTGGCCCAGCACTGCAGGAAGTGGAGCAGGGAATGCTGGGAGAGCAAGGACATGGGAGGCGTGGGACACAGCCATGGAGGGCAGCAGATGTAGAAGCAGAAGTCCCCTGAAGCCTGATGTGAGATGGAGAGGCCTGAGCAAGGAAGAGCCCATGTCCCACAGAGAAGGACTTAACAGGAGGGAGCAGGGAAAGGTTAAGAAGGGGGAGCCAGCGTGAGTGCTGGCATGGCACTCAGAGGAGACCTGCTGAAGCTCCCTGTCCCCAGCATCGTTTCAGTGCGAGGCAGATGACTGACATCAGTGGTGATGAGGAGTAACGAGGAAGGAAGGGTGACAAGGCCCATACCACGGGCTCTGTCAGTGGAAACTGGGAGACTGTTGGTCAGGAACCTCTTAGCTCCTTGGAGCTCTCAGTAGGGCCCACAAGTAGCAGGCACGTAGTCAGGACAGCACTGAGTTGCAAGTCCAGATTCATATGCTCACAAGCCACAGCCTCCCAGGAGTCTGGAGGGCTGAATGGAGTGAGTCCTGGTCACCTCCAACTTCTGGTGTTGCTGACAACACATGGCGTCCCTGGACTTATGGTTGCAGTTGATGTTGCCTAGGGTCCGTAGTGGTCCCTTCTTTGTGCAGGAGTTTCTTTCATCTCACAAGGAAACACCCATTTGACTGGCGTCCATCCGAATCCAGTGAAAGTTCCTCTTTCCCTGATAACATCTTCTCAGACCCTATTTCCAAAGTCACATTGACTGGTGGACAAGCGTGGTTCTGGGGGTGCTGTCACCCTAGGGTAGCACTGTATGTCCTAATGAAGGTAGGGGAACAGAGGTATGTACTGGATCTCTTGACTTCCTTGAAGGAAGTCGAATGATGCACAGTCATGGGGGAAGTGGGTGCCTGGAGCCTGACAAAAGAAGTCTCTTCAGTCCAGCATAGAAGACAGTTGAAGAAGGATGTGGACTAGGATTGTACTTTTATTTATGGTGACAGTGACTACCGGGATAGTGGTGATGGGTCATAAGTAGGACACGGAAGACAAAAGAACCTTTGGAGCCTAGGGATAGGGGTTGGGATGCCATCTCAGACCGGATGCTATCCTGGGGCCACACAATCCAGGGCTCAGTCTTTCTGTGGGACTAAAAACCAGAACTTTTGGTAGATTTTGGAGATGTAAAAGTAATGACACTTGataaggcaaagaaaaagaagatgtaaAAGTGTGGCCACGTGGTGGgccaagcagtgtgtgtgtgcatagattAGGTGGTAGGCTAGCGAATGGATGCATGGGGAGATAGATAATGGATGAAGGATAGATAgacagtggatggatggatggatgggaaagaTAATGGATGATAGGCAGATTATAGATAGgtatatagatagacagacagacagtggtggatggatggatggatgggaaaaATAGATAATGAATGATAGACAGAtggtagatagattgatagacagtgatggatggatggatgaatggatggatgggaaagatagataatggatgaataataggcagatagatagatagatgatagtggtggatggatggatggatggatggatggatggatggatggatgggcagatagatggacagatgagTGGAGTGGATAAGTGGTAGATGGGGTAAATACATAATAAGGATAAGAATTTTTATGACCTAATGCTCTAATGACTTATCAAAACAAGACTATGAGGAAGCCCTGGATACTCAGGCAGTTTTGCAGATGAGGTCGCCAAGCCTTAAAGACATGAAATCACTTGTTGTAGGTAGTGGAGCTGAGAACTCAGCTCCGGCTTATTCCAGACCCCTGGCTCATATGTTCACATTCAGTTGAATTTTCTACTGGTGTGTGCTGTGAACTGGCTCTGTAAAATGCTGACAAGATCTGGGAATCGCCTTCAGCTGTGGGCTACCTGGGACACAGCttttgctggggtgggggggagggggcactgcTCTGTATCTGCGTACTAGTACAGAGCTGCTGTGTCACCCATATTAGGAGAAACTGTGTGAATATGGGGCTCCATTTTACCACTCATGTCTACACTGGCTGCAGCAGGGTGGCTGGATGGTGGCTCTGACCCTCCTTGTGCAAAGGAACCTCTTACTCAGCAAGACTCAGGCCGGCCAAGTATGTGGGTAGGCTGGGAGAAATACGGTCCAGCGCTTGCCTGAGGCTCTCTCGTTATTCTGACCCCTTTCTCGATGTGGGAGGGTCCCTGAGTGAGCTATTTAGAGTACATAAAAACTATATGTTCCGAGCACACAAAAGAGGCATTCGGTGTGTGGTGGGTGGGTTGACAAGATTCGTTTGTGGAAGTCCTTGAAGCTATCGCCGCGGGCAGCCTGGCCGGCAGCCACATGCCTTTCATAGATGCAGAATTTCTGTCATAGCAAGTCCACAGGCTACACCATGGGCCTTTTTGTTTCCTGGGCCCTCCCAGGTGACCCCAGGCCCAGGCTGCCAGCGGCAGAAGTATTCCATGAACAAGGAAGGTCCTCTCTAGCCGGGCCCACACTTCCAGATTCCATAGCTCCTCTGCAGGCCTAGGCTGCCTCTCAAGTAGGTCAAGTGGTTAAGGGCCTATAGGGGTCCCCACTCCCCTCTTCTCCTGGTAGGAGCCAGGTTAGATCTGGGGTATTTGTGTGCCTGCAGCTTGCCCCAAACCACATACCTCATGGTTTCCATCAATGGCTGGGTGCCAGTGACTGAGGCTTAACCCTGCCCTGGCCCCAGACCTCCTCCTTCATCTGGTGACAGTATCCAAGAGTCCTGCTGCCCAGGTCTGCTGTATCCATATCCCAAGGGGATAGACCCTGTAGGTCCCTACCCCTGTAAATCACCTGCCAGCCTCGCAGCCGGCACCCTcgcaccaacccacccacacttAATGGATAGGGAGACACTGAGCCACGCATCTTCTTGGCTAGAGAGCTCTGAGCAGCCTCTCCCAAGCTGGCCAGACTGGCAGTCTCCAGATTTATCTGCTTGTCTGTACAGCTGCTGCAACTAAAATTCCCACAGATTGGAGCAAACAATTGAGCTTTAGAGGGACCCCAGAGGAAGTTGTCCTGGCTTCCCTCACATCGTTGGTGTCCTGTATCCTCCACATTAATGTCCTGTATCccagcacagagagacagacagacagacagacagacatgtgtgtatgttttcctgGGGCCACAAAAACAGTGTCTGGTGTTTTGAAAGCAGCTAAAATCTTAGCTAACTTTTCTTTGCCTGAGaccatctctacctcccaagtatttCTCACctataaagaaaattcaaaagaccTCAAGAAGACCCCAGGACTACTTCCACTGCAGCCAAGTGGCCACACACACGGACGGGcttggggaggggctggggtacAGATtctcattgttcttcctatgctgAGGCAGAGGGTCAGGTAAGAGAAGGCTGGCAAAGGCCTGTATGCTGATGTGCACCGCACAGTAGGGATCCTTAGCATGTCACCTGACCAAAAACATGAAAGGAAGGCACATGCTTTAAACCACGAGTTCAGAAACCAAATCTCAAGCAGATAGTGACACAGTCTCCGTGTTACAGATTTCGCAGGAAATGCATCCCTAATTTTAGTTAGCAAGTAGGAACTGGTCTGAACAGTTAGTTCTAAAGTGGCATGCTCAGGCGTGTTTAGATAGCCGGCTGTAATTTGACCATACTTCCTGAAGTGGTCCTAGGCCAGATGCCAAAATCACTTCAACCGTCCCATGGAATCCAGCTGTTGATTGTGACCCTGTGATGAACATAACCAGATGAAGCAGCCCTCGTTGGGCAAAGGCATTGGGCTCCAAAGGCAGCCGATCCTGTCCAAGGTCTTCCATGTGGTATCCCATACCCACATTGCCTACCATTCAGGTTTCCTTCACCTGTGCTTGTGCACGGAGCCACGGAGCAGAATCTGCCTTTCCAGAAGTGATGGGGGAAGGAGAATGCACACCCTCCTCCTATGTCCCCGGCTTCTAAACTCATCCTCTGGGAACCCAGAACCCCATGTTTGTGTTTACACTTTTTCACCTCCCACATTTCCTTAGAGTGAGAGTCCAGACTGTCGGCCCTGAGAAGATATCTGGAAGGACGTTTGGGGTGTCTGAGAAAGCAAACAGCTGTTTGTGGGTTGTGGTTTTGATGGATGTGACAGATAGAGCAGATGGAGCACTCACTAAACCCCTGACTGACTGGAGACAACAGTGTTATCTGAGGATGACCGTGAGTGCGACAGACCCTCATGCTGAACTGCAGCCGACAGACGCTGGAGGACCTTAGACATTCCAGATGAGACTGGTGGCCCTGCCGTGCCGTTTGCAAGTACAGCATGGTGTCGCACATTTCAACTCAGTGACTTACCAAGGACAGTTTGTGGGCAGGAGGACAAGGTCAGCCCCAGAGGCGACCCCTATGGGCCTCTGGAGACCCCCAGAAGGAGCATATAGCTGTGTAAAGATGTCTGCTCTCTGTTACTCCCATGTTCTGCTTTGCATATAACAGACCACCTCCCACATGCAGGCTGAGGACTTGTCAAACTCCAGCACCATGCAATGGTTTGTTTTTCATGAAGCTCTGGTGCTGAATTAATTATCTTGGTACTTGGGAGCCCTCATGAATGATTATATCTACGAAGCCTTCTGCATAGCCACAAAGGATTACGTAATTGATGTTGATTTACATAACTGATTGTGTTGACTACAAAATTGGTGTTGATTTCTAAAGCAGACCCAGTCAATGGTGAGTTTAGAGAGTTTCAACCTTTGAGAGAAATCCACACTTCAAAAGGACCCGTTGGCTGGATATGATGATGTgaatctgtaaccccagcaattCAGAATCATAAATTCTAAGctagaactacatagagaaactttgtctcaaagatAAAGGACTTGGAGTTGGGGAAATGGCTTCATAGATAAGGTGCTGGTTATGGCTTGAATTCAGTAGCTCAGAGCACACAGAAAGCCTGACATAATAGCATAGCCTAATCTGAAACAGCGTGTAAGGGCCCCGTGGAGGGATGGAGGGTGAGGTCTGGAGAACCCCCAAAGCCTGCTAACCTGGTGTAGAAAGCAGTcagcaaaagaccctgtctcaaggtagAAGGTGAGAGCCACCATCCAAgattctctccacacacacacccagagacatGCTATGCCtgacaaacacccacacacatcatAAACACCCACACAAAgctttttaacataaaaataataataaaatagtaataataatagtcaGAGGAACAGTGAGAAGTAACCCTGAACTGCTCACTGACCACAAAGAAGTAACATCCAGACAAGCATGGCCGTCTGAAGACATGAGGGGTAGGCTGGCCACAATGGGCTTTGGTGCGAAGTCTCACATGTGGCCCATGTGGTGTCCTGGTGAGGAACAAGAGGAAAAGCAGGTGGAGGAGCCTGTCCTCTGTGTGGAGGatacagaggagaggagaggacccAGGAGCTGCCAGCCTAGTGCTGACATAGCCCTCGATCACTCAGTAAGTTGGTACATGGTGGACTCCTGTGGTAAGTCCTGAGGGAtacatcaataggacaaaaactCTGACACAGGGTGTGGGAGTGAGATGCAAAGAACAGGAGGagaaatggggaggagggagaagaggatgaagaaagggtagagggagaaatgggagagaaggaagaagaaaaggaagagatccGTGGCTGTCATCACACGGAAAAGACCCTGAAGAAGAGTTATGGGCACAATAGAACCCTGAACATGGAGATAACTGGACAGAAAGCCAAGGACACATAGAAGATGGGCTACTGTGATGTTTAGCTGGTCAACTCAGCAAAAGATGAGCCTCCTGGAGTCATGGCCCCAGAGATCTTTAAATAGTAAAAACCACCTCAGATGTCAAGGCCCTGTGCGTCTCTGTGCTCCGAGAGCTACTTCAAGTCCCTGGCAACCCTGGTTGCCTCAGAAGAGTATTTCCCTTTCACCCCTCTGATGGccaggctgtcttctgacctacGCTTTCTAGGGCTTAGCTGTAGCCTGAAGTCTTTTAGAAATCTTCTCTGTGCCCATTTTGGTAAGATGAGATGTGGGCGTGTCACTAAGGATGACACAGATCCCTTCTGTAAATGAGGTCTGAATGGGAGGCCTCCGGGCTTCACTTGACCAAGGCAGCGTTCCTGTGTGCATCCCACCGCAGGGCAGGCCGTGGGTGGCAGATTTAGACTCCTTACCACACTTCTTGCAGGAAGGGAGGAGCCACTTTGGAGACACAGAGGCCTCTCTGTATCTCACAAATAACTGTATTCAAAGGACACAAAGCCCAACTGTTGTAAAAATATTAGTATTCAGATGCGCTTGTGTTTTGTTAATGCGTTTAATTCCTCACAGTATAGCTGTTGTCTTCTCTCCTCATCTGCGTTCATTTCTGACAGCTACAGAATTTATAGCGCAACTCCAGAACCAGGCTCCTAGGCGTTCCTGCCCGGCCTCCACCTGAAAGTCAGCACTGTATCCCTGCAAACTCCACCTCTCCACAGCACCTCAGAGTGCCACGTGTGCCTTTCCAGCACTGTACAGTGACAGGGTCCTGTTGAGCCCAGACAGTGGCCATGAGGAACCGTGCCAGCAAACATCTCCGCCCACTCGGTCTTGCCCTTTCCTTAGACACCCTGAACTGAGTGGCCCTATTTCCACATTACCCGTCATGATGGCACACATCACCCAATAGAGGCCTGAAGGAGACCACAGCCATCCTGGTTCCCAGAGTTGAGGGTGCCTAGTCCCTTGTCACCAGCAAATATTTATACTGCAAGATGAGTTTGCGGTGCAGCTTTGGAATAAGACTGTGCTTTACCGACAGTCGTCGATGTCGTTTGTAGGTCAGTTTAAAGACCTACACGGTTTTGATGAGTTTGGAAGCCTCTGGGGTGTGGGTGTTGTATTTATGCAAACATCTGTTAATATGCACACACCAAGGGCACGACCTGCCTTGGGCCTCACATCAGCCATTCCAGAGCCAGCAGCCTGGCatccatgtgaacacacacagtatCTGACTAAAGGAGCCCATGTGAGCCCCGGCAGCTGTGGAGTACCAGGTCACTTCAGCTTACCCTAGAAACCTTAGAACAATAACACTGAGAAATAAGACAGCCAACTGGAGTCGGAGGTCTTCTGGGGTTTCCAACCAGGAGACGTTTTAtatatgttcctttttttttttctccatcaccTGGGACATTGGAAGCAGGAAGCCAGCACAGTGTCACCCTGGTCCTGTAAGCAGCTATAGCTATAGTCGTCGTGTATGGCAGCTCcttctgtgtgagcatgtgacaCAAAGCACGGATGGGGAAGCATGAAGGCTGTACCACACTTCTCATGGTGTGCTGTCTACCTCTGTGAGTGTACACATGAGAGTCTGACCCTTACCAAGTCTATAAGTGCCTGGTATGAGTCATGTGCCACATATGCTGGCCCCAAAGAGCAGCTGCTGAAAGCCAACAGGAGAGCCCTCCAACAAGACTGTCTCGTTACCCACCAAGATTTTGACAAGTGTGAATCCTGAGAAGCAGAGATACCCCAGCCAGGTGACCCCTGCTGCAGACTTGTCCTGGTTACCAGCACCAAGATTTTAAGGATCGTGAGCGGCAAGAGAGTAGATTCTCACGAGGTGTTGTACCTCTTCCGGAATTGTTTAAAAACCCAGGATGTCCCAGATCACTTTCTGCAGTGCTTAGTTTTCTTGTGGCTCAGACTAAATACCCAGCCCAGGGAACTtaaggaggagagggtttattctgGGCCACACTTGGAAGGTACAGTCATAGTAAGAGAAGCTAGCTGTAAGAGCAAGGCTGCCGGCCATACCACActcacagtcaggaaacagagagagagacagagtgaaagagacagagagacacaaagaaagaaacagagagatgagacagagagacagagaaaggaagacagacagagacacaaagagagagagacagagagagggagacagacagacagagacagagacacaaagagaggggGCCCTGCTTGGCTTACTCTCTCCGGTGTATTCATTCCAGGCTCCTGGCTGATGGAACCTTGCCACTCACATCCCAGGGCGCATCTTCCCTCTGCAGTTAACCTCATCTAGAAACTACACACAGGCCCACAGGCTCATCTCCTGGGTGATACTAACGGTCTCCTAGGTGATACTAATTGTCTCCTAGGTGATACTaattgtctcctaggtgattctactTGTGAGTCTACccgtctcctaggtgattctagtcgtctcctaggtgattctagtcatctcctaggtgactctgCGCGTTGGTGATGAACTTCAGCCGTCACATCTCAACACAAACAAAGACCCTCACGGGGACTGTTCAGAGTGAAACCTTATTGATCTTCTTCCCATTAGTGTGTTCATATGATCCAGCTTACAGAAGTTATTCATCAAGGCAGTGGGGTCCCTCACCAGGCCCGAGGCCATCTATCTCTGGAAGTCCTGCTGGCCAGCTGGGCCCTGTGAGGTGAATGGAGAGACAGCTGACAGGCTCTTGTGCACCTCCTTGAGAGGTAGTCAGTGCACACACAGGGTGCCTGGGTTGAACACCTTCTTTGGGGACATCTGGAATCTCTATCCTCACCAGGCAGGACGTCTGAGGGACAGCCCCTCTCCCTGATACTCCAAGGACAAAACACCAAGTCGTGACTTAGCAAATGGCATTGTACATATGTGGCTGCGAGTTTGCTATTGGATGGGAtgtagccccccccccacccaaccGTGGTCACATCTGCTTCTTGATGAGTTGGGCTCCATCCTCACGGTGATGTACCAGGGCTGCCAGTGGAGTTGTCCAGGCCCTGTGGGCAGTTCTGATAAGCCATGGAAACTGGGGTGCTCACGATGCTCTGACAGTTACCAGAAAACACCTTAAAGGGAAGTGTCTGCCACAGCCACCTTGgtttcacttcttccttctctcagccTCCCCAGAGTATAAACCTGGACAGTCCGTGGGACTGCCTGTCCCCTCATCTTGACCCAGGCACCATGTCCTGTGAGGGTCTCTAGGGTCTGAAATCTTGAGCTACCCAAATCTCTTCGCTCATCCACTCTTAGGATCTTCCCTGGACCAGCCCTCTCGCAACTTGGGCTGACCTCTGCCCTTTCCAAAACCAACAGACAATGTCCCCCATTTTGCCTTCCATCCCTCTGCCTGCTGGATTCCATGTCCCAGGACAGTGCGGCTCAGGACCTGGAGCTCCTTCCTGCTTAGGCCTCCAGGATGTGTCTGCTCTGTCAGTCCAGCCTCTTTCCTCTGGCTCTAGACTGTCCATCTGCAGGGATAACCTCCCAAGGGCCCTCTTGTGGGCCGCTCACCTCCCGTCTGTCTTCATAGCCTCCTGATGAGagagcgcacacacacaggctacCTGACTGATGTGTTGCTGCACTGTGGGGTCCAGTGACACAGCTGTGGAGGTCAGGAACCCAGAATTAAGCTGTCTGGGAGCCACAAGCTTCAAGAGTCCATGCTATGGCTCCTACATGCAGGTGGTGCCAGCAGCATTCCTTGGTGTCCTGTGGCTGTGGTTGCATCTCTGACTCTCCTCCGCCTATCACATTCCTTCTCCAGTACCAGgcctctgggtctcagtttccctcTCTCACCAGATCCCTAGCTTCAGGATTGCACCCACCCCCACTAGCCATGAGCCCGTCCTCACTGGATCACATCTGCAAAGACTCTATTTCCAGTTAAAGTCACAGACacgggcagagagagggggatagGATATGAAAATAtcagttgggggaggggcattcAATTCTTagctcacattttcttcatccaacTTCCCCCACTAGAATGTAAGCTTTGAGAGAAAAGGGACCAGATCTTATTCCTCACCGTGGCTTTAACACTTAGAGAAAATGCATCCCCTCTAATCACTAAGTCATCGacggggctggggggtggggggtgggagggtagatGGAGGAACGGCAGTGCGTAGtaggatgcatgcatgcatagtcTCGTGCATGGGTGCATAGATCGCTGGGCAGATGAACAAGGTGGGGGTGGATAAAGAAGTGGGTAGATGATTGATGTCAGGTAAATACCACTGGGTGGACAGATGGgtggtaggtggatggatggttAGAATAGACAGAAGAGGGATGGATTGATAAGGTGAACGGATGATGGATGGGTGATAGACTGGAAGGGTTGTCAATAGAAAGAGGATAAGGGAAGTGTGAGCTAGCCGTATTTCTACAGGTCAGTAATAGAGCTGGAAGAAGGGGTTAAATTATATCCCTTTAAACCTCACACGAAGCTGAGAGGGAATGGACTTGCTGCCATTGGTGAGGAAAGCGTTGCGTTTCCCGTGTGCTTGGTTGTGAAGTGCTCATGTCCCACGTGAAGCAGTCGGGTTACTGCGGCTTACAGAGGAGCCAGATCCAAATGCCCCGAGTAAGCACGTCTCCGAGCCAGAGGCCTCCAGCGGAATCCGGGAGAGGGATTGCTCAGTGCCCTGCTTCCCTGGACTGTAAGCTGCAGAAAGATGTGGGAAGTCCTATTCTCCACTGAGAACACTAAAAGCACCTTTTGTCAAACGACCGACCGATTCACATCTGGGGCTTGTGCACTGGTGGCCTTTTAAACCAGAGACAACCCACAAGATACCTAGCCTGCGGGGCTCTCTGGTACAGTGAGCAACTTAGGAAAGGCTTTGGCTTGAGCGCTGTGGGCTCTCAGGCCATCGCCCTCTGGGGTGGTTCTTTTAATGAGAACCTGAAGATTGGCCCCTGAGCCATGTATACCAAGCAAGCTCAATCCACGTTAGCTCCCTCTGGTTGGGGCAATCTAACGTGCTATGAGGCTCCTTGGGCCCCGCGGGTATCTGTGCGTTTTATAGGAGACAGCTAGTTCAAGACCCCAGGAAGAAAGCGGCTTTGTCCCCCTCTAGGCCTCGCACAGGCCCACATTCATATCTCATTGTTGTTGCAGGGGAGGCAGATGCGATCCAGAACAATGGGACCTCGGCTGAGGACACGGCGGTGACAGACTCCAAGCACACAGCAGACCCAAAGAATAACTGGCAAGGCGCCCACCCAGCTGACCCAGGGAACCGCCCCCACTTGATCCGCCTCTTTTCCCGAGATGCCCCGGGAAGGGAGGACAACACCTTCAAAGACAGGCCCTCAGAGTCCGATGAGCTTCAGACCATCCAAGAAGACCCCACAGCAGCTTCCGGAGGCCTGGATGTGATGGCATCACAGAAGAGACCCTCACAGCGATCCAAGTACCTGGCCACAGCAAGTACCATGGACCATGCCAGGCATGGCTTCCTCCCAAGGCACAGAGACACGGGCATCCTTGACTCCATCGGGCGCTTCTTTAGCGGTGACAGGGGTGCGCCCAAGCGGGGCTCTGGCAAGGTGAGCTCCGAGCCGTAGAGAAGCTGTGGGTTTAAATGcggaaaggaaggagaggtgggCAGGTGGAACTGGGCCAGTCACCATCGCAGAGCAACCATGTCCCTGTGTCTGAGATACTAGCCCTGATCGGACAGTGCTGATGGCCTGGGGGATTGGGCGTGGAGTGGGCGTGGTTGCCACTTAGCCAATTTCTACTTGTTTTGCTCCCTTTGCCCTTCTCACAAGGGACTGCGATTGGGTGTCACTCAGGAATGCAGTGCCTTCTGCATCCTAACTTTTGAGGCACCCAGGATGTAGCATTGAGCCTATGGGTTCTTAGGTATACATGCCCTATGCCTGGGGCTTCAGCAGATCCCACCGCTGCACAGTGCTTCCGGTTTCGAACCTCATCTGTGCACATTCTCTGCTGGGTACAGGCTGCTATGCTTGCCGCTGTGAAACAATGGTCCAATTGAGGCAAGGAGGTCTGCCACCTCTGCACCTCCAGCAAACTTTCCTCTTTGTCTTATG
This DNA window, taken from Mus caroli chromosome 18, CAROLI_EIJ_v1.1, whole genome shotgun sequence, encodes the following:
- the Mbp gene encoding myelin basic protein isoform X3, whose product is MGNHSGKRDLAAEKASKDGEIHRGEAEKKRSVGKLSQTASEDSDVFGEADAIQNNGTSAEDTAVTDSKHTADPKNNWQGAHPADPGNRPHLIRLFSRDAPGREDNTFKDRPSESDELQTIQEDPTAASGGLDVMASQKRPSQRSKYLATASTMDHARHGFLPRHRDTGILDSIGRFFSGDRGAPKRGSGKVPWLKQSRSPLPSHARSRPGLCHMYKDSHTRTTHYGSLPQKSQHGRTQDENPVVHFFKNIVTPRTPPPSQGKGRGLSLSRFSWGGRDSRSGSPMARR
- the Mbp gene encoding myelin basic protein isoform X4, which produces MGNHSGKRDLAAEKASKDGEIHRGEAEKKRSVGKLSQTASEDSDVFGEADAIQNNGTSAEDTAVTDSKHTADPKNNWQGAHPADPGNRPHLIRLFSRDAPGREDNTFKDRPSESDELQTIQEDPTAASGGLDVMASQKRPSQRSKYLATASTMDHARHGFLPRHRDTGILDSIGRFFSGDRGAPKRGSGKDSHTRTTHYGSLPQKSQHGRTQDENPVVHFFKNIVTPRTPPPSQGKGRGLSLSRFSWGGRDSRSGSPMARR